The genomic segment GGCGACACCGTCGTCGTACGGGATTTCTCGACACGGATCATGCGGGGCGATCGCATCGGCCTCATCGGGCCGAATGGCGCCGGCAAGACGACGCTGCTGCGGATCCTGCTCGGCGAGATCGAGCCTGACGCCGGGGAGGTGCGGCACGGCGCAGGCGTGCAGGTCGCCTATTACGACCAGCAGCGGGAGCAGCTCGACCCCGAGCGCGCGGTGTTTGATGTCATCGGCGAAGGCAGCGACACGGTGACGGTGAACGGCCGGTCGCGTCACGTGAACGGATATCTTCGCGACTTCCTGTTTCCGCCCGAGTGCGCCCGCTCGCCTGTGAAGGCCCTGTCGGGCGGCGAGCGGAACCGGCTGCTCCTGGCGCGGTTGTTCACACGCCCCGCCAATGTGCTCGTGATGGACGAGCCCACCAACGATCTCGACCTCGAAACCCTCGAGCTGCTGGAGTCGCAGCTCGCGGAGTTCCCGGGAACGGTGCTGCTGGTCGGCCACGATCGCGTGTTTCTGGACAGCGTGGTGACCGGCACGCTCGCCTTTGAGGGCAACGGCCGCGTCGCGGAATACGTCGGCGGCTACCAGGACTGGCTCCGCCAGCGGCCCACCACGCCAGAACCGTCCGCGCTGCCCGCGCGCCTCCCGTCAATCGCGCAGCCGGCGGCCAAACCGGCGCCAGGGGCCCGCCGAAAGCTCTCCTACAAGGAGGCGCGGGAACTGGCGGACCTGCCGGCACGCATCGGCGTGCTGGAGGCCGAACAGCGTCGGCTCAACGAATTGGTGTCGTCGCCGGGGTTTTACAAGGAGAGCGCGGCGAGGATCAGGGAAATCCTGGCGCGACTTGAACAGCTCGAGGTGGAGATACGCGACGCGTACGACCGCTGGGAGCAACTGGATTCCAGGGGCGCAGGCTAGCGCAGGAAGGTGAACTTCGCGTGCGCTGACGCCGCGCTCACCCAGCCGAAGACCGACCCGCCGTGGGGCCGCGCCTTGACCCGAACCTCCACGTAATACTCGCGATTCGGTTCGAGCCTGGACGTGCGAAACAGCGGCAGGCGGTCGAGCGTGGTCATGAAGCGCGGCACGAGCGAGGCGTCTTCGGTCACGAGCGCCTCCTCCACGCGCCCGTCGATCGTGCGCAACAGGCTGTGGCGGCGCGTGAGGTTGTCGTACTGGTCGCTGTTGCTGACCACGGCCGTGTCGATCGTGCGATCGACCCACGCGGGCACTTCCATCCGGAGGTCGACCGTGTAGGTGAAGGTCGTCCGCAGGCCGCTCGCGATCGCCGCGCGGACCTCATCGTTGAATGCGTTCGGCAGGTCGCACGAAATGAGGACGCGGTCGTCCCGCACGAGCGGCGTGATCCTGATCGTGTCGGCCGCGTAGAGCGCGACCGATGCGGCCACAACCGCGACGAGGCTCCACGCGCGCCGTGCGTCCTCCGGACGTCGTCTCATCGGAATTCCCTGCGAACTTTACAACGATTCAGTACCGCAGCGTGAGCGCCATGTTCGCCCGCCAGAACGACAGCTGCGGCCTGCCGATGCTCGTGCCCGTCGGGGTGTCTGGCCCGCCGATGCTGCGGAAGTACCGCACGTCCCAGCTCACGCCGAACGTTTCGGTCAGGAAGCCGGTCACGCCGCCGCCCACGTCAAATGCCGGCATCGTCTCGGTGAGCGGCAGCGCGCCGAGCACATCCTTCGTGCGCGCGCGCATCAGCCCGAAGCCGCCGACGAAGTACGGGCGCAGCGTGTATTCCGTCACCCGCTGCGGCGCCGCCACGACCACGTTGCCGGTGAGCGTGATGACACTGCTGCGAACGACCAGCGACGTGCCGCCCTCGAAAAACCCGGGCATGTAGGCGAAATCGGCCTCGACGCCGAGCATCTCACCGAGGACGACCGTGCCTACGCCAAGCGTGAGATGCCTGTTGTCCCGCGCCTCTCCGACGTCGACCAGCGTGGTGTCGCCGCCGAATGTCAGCCCCGCGAACGGCTTCAACTGGCGCTCGGCCGAAAGCTGAGCCGTGGTCGCCGTCAGCAGCGCCGTGACGAGCACATCGCCCGCCTCGAGCGGAAACGACCTCACCAGCCCGTCGCTGTTCGCCAGCGCAATGAACGTGAGCCCGCGCCCCGGCACGCTGATGATGAGCGAAGACGAGGCGTTCTCCCCCACCCCGAATTGCCAGACGATCAGCTCGCCGTTGTAAATCTGTGAGAACCAGCCGAGACCGTGCGGCAGCGGCTGACCGTTGAAGCCCAGCGGGGCCCGCCACGCCCCCTCCAACGTGTCAGGCCGCACGAGTATTCCGCGGCGGAGCGCGACGTCGAACTGCGCGAGATCGCGCGCGCTGGCAATCAGCCCCGCAGAGGGTGACAGCCCGGCCGCGACGTAGTTCGATCGCGTCGCGCGGCCGCGCTTGTCCACC from the Acidobacteriota bacterium genome contains:
- a CDS encoding DUF4390 domain-containing protein, producing MRRRPEDARRAWSLVAVVAASVALYAADTIRITPLVRDDRVLISCDLPNAFNDEVRAAIASGLRTTFTYTVDLRMEVPAWVDRTIDTAVVSNSDQYDNLTRRHSLLRTIDGRVEEALVTEDASLVPRFMTTLDRLPLFRTSRLEPNREYYVEVRVKARPHGGSVFGWVSAASAHAKFTFLR
- a CDS encoding serine hydrolase, encoding MRRGVFGLLVAALLLVRVPAGADELALELFGRYLQALARQAGIPGLAAAVVGDGGIAWERGFGLQDVDRSIAVRPDTPFHVDGLTQTFTAAMSLRCAEEGRLSLDDRVARFDSASPEPDATVRQLLSHTSGAPEFLVFAYRPERLAPLWRGMRMCTGDSYRETLANLLNRLSMLDSVPGPDAISLAPGSEGTFEPAEIEHYRSVLERVAVPYAVDKRGRATRSNYVAAGLSPSAGLIASARDLAQFDVALRRGILVRPDTLEGAWRAPLGFNGQPLPHGLGWFSQIYNGELIVWQFGVGENASSSLIISVPGRGLTFIALANSDGLVRSFPLEAGDVLVTALLTATTAQLSAERQLKPFAGLTFGGDTTLVDVGEARDNRHLTLGVGTVVLGEMLGVEADFAYMPGFFEGGTSLVVRSSVITLTGNVVVAAPQRVTEYTLRPYFVGGFGLMRARTKDVLGALPLTETMPAFDVGGGVTGFLTETFGVSWDVRYFRSIGGPDTPTGTSIGRPQLSFWRANMALTLRY